Within the Porphyromonadaceae bacterium W3.11 genome, the region CCTCCCCATACATACCCTTACTTCGGGCATCACATCGTCTCAAGTAACTAATAATCTGAGTCACTTTAAAGGCCCCATAGTTCCTCAACCCCTGAATATATTCCTTTACAAAGAAAGGTCGATCGATCCCTAATTGCTTCATGACAGCCTGCTCCGTCTTTGGAGGAGGAGTATAGAAGGCTATTAAGAGATTTGCATAATAATCAAATAATTGTGGCAAAAGCATCTGCACAGGGGCCCTCTTTTCATCTGAAGAAAGGCTCATCGCAATCTGTATGGCTTTTGCTTTATTCTTTTCTGCCAATGCACGCCTCAAATCAAAGACAGAGTACTCCTTATTGATACTCGTGTACTTTAGTATCATATCTGATGTCACCAAAGTTCTCTGCTGAGGAGACAAGGCGGTCTCCAACTTCTCAAACTCGTTATCCATACGGGTCAAATCGGTACCGATGCGTTCAGCGACCAGCTGGATGGCGGAGAAATCAAGTTTCAGTCCATGCTCTTGTGCCAAGGGTTGGATGTATGGCTCTATCTGATAATCCCTAATCTCTGGACTATTCACTATGATGCCATACTCCTCTAGTCTCTTAACATACTTACTACGCCGAGAGATAGTCTTTCCTCCCTTAATGCACAAGACCAATATATTATATGGATTAGGCCTATCAATCAGCGTAGTTAGTGCCTCAAGCGAATGACCACCTCCACTTTCACCGCCACGAATCAATGCCTGTGCCTCTCGGACGACAACGATTGTCCTATTTCCACCCATAGGGTAACGACGACACGTCGTCATAATCTCTTCTACACTCGTACCTGACCCATATAGCAAAGTATAATTAAAGTCCCGCTCTTCTTCATTAGGCATGTATGTAGATAGGATTTTTTTCTCTATCTTGTCCGTAAAGTACTCCTCCACACCCATCAGGATATAAATCGGGAACGGTTTGCGGTCAGGACGAATCTCCTGAAGGATATTTTGTGGTTTATCGCTATACGGCATAGAGTATTAATTAACTTGAGGGGCTGATCAAATTATCCCCCTACTCCACAAAGATATAAAAAAGTATAATGAGTGAAAATAAAAACGATACTGTTTTTGACCCCATTCGACAAAAAAGGGTAGCATTAACTCCCGAAGAGAGAGTTAGGCAAGCCTTTGTACACCACCTTATACACAAGCTTAACTACCCACCCTCTCGCTTAGCCAATGAATACTGCATCACCATCGGCAAGGTCCAACGCAGATGTGATACAGTAGTATTCTCCTCAATACTACAGCCCCTAATGGTAATTGAATACAAAGCTCCCAGCATATCACTCTCCCAAGGAGTGGTAGATCAGGCATTTAGATACAATTCCGTCCTTCGAGTCCCCTATATCATACTAAGCAATGGTTTACAGAGCTTGGCTTTTAATGTCGGGTATGATGGTGACCCTACTATTCAATTAGATCACATCCCCACATTTCAAGAGTTAAATAATAACCTTAATCAGAAATAATGGGTAACTTTACAGCATAAAATAATAACTTTATAATTAATCAATAAAATTACTATGTACGGAAAAATCAAAGAGCATCTCCAAAAGGAGATCGCTGATATTAAAGAGGCTGGACTTTACAAAAACGAACGTATCATCAATAGTCACCAGAAAGCTGCTATCACAGTAGATCAAAATGGTAAGACTGTTCCTGTACTTAACTTCTGTGCTAATAACTACCTTGGACTATCTGATAATCCTAGACTTATCCAAGCAGCAAAGGATATGATGGACAAGAGAGGCTTTGGTCTATCTTCTGTTCGCTTCATCTGCGGTACACAGGATATCCACAAGGAGCTTGAAGCCGCTATTAGCAAATACTTCAAGACTGAGGATACTATCCTTTACGCAGCTTGCTTTGATGCAAATGGTGGGGTATTCGAACCAATCCTAACTGACGAAGATGCTATCATCTCTGATAGTCTTAACCACGCTTCTATCATCGACGGTGTTCGCCTATGTAAGGCTAAACGTTATCGTTATGCTAATGCTGATATGGCAGAGCTTGAAGAGTGTCTAAAGAAAGCCCAAGAACAGCGTCACCGCATTATCGTTACCGATGGTGTATTCTCAATGGACGGAAACGTTGCTCCTATGGACAAAATCTGTGACCTTGCTGAGAAGTATGATGCTCTAGTCATGGTGGACGAATGTCACTCTGCAGGTGTGGTAGGTAAGACCGGTCATGGTGTAAGCGAGCAGTTTGATGCTTACGGACGTATCGATATCATCACTGGTACTCTAGGTAAGGCATTTGGTGGTGCTATTGGTGGTTTCACTACTGGTAGAAAAGAGATCATTGACCTCCTTCGCCAACGCAGCCGCCCATACCTATTCAGTAACTCTCTCCCACCAGCAGTGATTGGTGCAGGTCTTGAGATGTTCAAGATGCTTGAGGAGTCTGATGACCTTCACA harbors:
- the holA gene encoding DNA polymerase III subunit delta translates to MPYSDKPQNILQEIRPDRKPFPIYILMGVEEYFTDKIEKKILSTYMPNEEERDFNYTLLYGSGTSVEEIMTTCRRYPMGGNRTIVVVREAQALIRGGESGGGHSLEALTTLIDRPNPYNILVLCIKGGKTISRRSKYVKRLEEYGIIVNSPEIRDYQIEPYIQPLAQEHGLKLDFSAIQLVAERIGTDLTRMDNEFEKLETALSPQQRTLVTSDMILKYTSINKEYSVFDLRRALAEKNKAKAIQIAMSLSSDEKRAPVQMLLPQLFDYYANLLIAFYTPPPKTEQAVMKQLGIDRPFFVKEYIQGLRNYGAFKVTQIISYLRRCDARSKGMYGEDGSSEEILIDLVLFIFN
- the kbl gene encoding glycine C-acetyltransferase, with product MYGKIKEHLQKEIADIKEAGLYKNERIINSHQKAAITVDQNGKTVPVLNFCANNYLGLSDNPRLIQAAKDMMDKRGFGLSSVRFICGTQDIHKELEAAISKYFKTEDTILYAACFDANGGVFEPILTDEDAIISDSLNHASIIDGVRLCKAKRYRYANADMAELEECLKKAQEQRHRIIVTDGVFSMDGNVAPMDKICDLAEKYDALVMVDECHSAGVVGKTGHGVSEQFDAYGRIDIITGTLGKAFGGAIGGFTTGRKEIIDLLRQRSRPYLFSNSLPPAVIGAGLEMFKMLEESDDLHTKLAENVTYFRDKMIALGFDIKPTQSAICAVMLYDAPLSQKFAARMLEEGIYVTGFYYPVVPKGEARIRVQLSAGHDREHLDKAIAAFEKVGRELGVIK
- a CDS encoding type I restriction enzyme HsdR N-terminal domain-containing protein, yielding MSENKNDTVFDPIRQKRVALTPEERVRQAFVHHLIHKLNYPPSRLANEYCITIGKVQRRCDTVVFSSILQPLMVIEYKAPSISLSQGVVDQAFRYNSVLRVPYIILSNGLQSLAFNVGYDGDPTIQLDHIPTFQELNNNLNQK